From Cyclobacteriaceae bacterium, a single genomic window includes:
- a CDS encoding sodium/solute symporter (Members of the Solute:Sodium Symporter (SSS), TC 2.A.21 as described in tcdb.org, catalyze solute:Na+ symport. Known solutes for members of the family include sugars, amino acids, nucleosides, inositols, vitamins, urea or anions, depending on the system.): MQQLATFDYIVFLIYFVIVTSYGYWIYNRKKKALADSKDFFLAEGSLTWWAIGASLIASNISAEQMIGMSGSGFKMGLAISTYEWMAAVTLIIVAVFFIPVYLKNKIYTMPQFLHQRYNGTVAMIMAVFWLMLYIVVNLMSILYLGALAISGITGFDIYLCIMLLAVFSIVITLGGMKVIGYTDVIQVFFLVLGGLVATYIALNLVSQQAGQEGILNGFSILTTEANDHFHMIFKRDNSNYMDLPGLTVLIGGMWITNLNYWGCNQYITQRALGADLKTARSGLLFAAGLKLLMPIIVVLPGIAAYMLHSKGYFATEMLDSKGIIDVNKAYPSLLNLLPNGMKGLAFAALTAAIVASLAGKANSIATIFTLDIYKKAINPEASESKLVSLGRIAVIVSMFLAVILSLLIGEKLMGEGKQGFQYIQEYTGFVSPGIFAMFILGFFWKRTTSNAALFATIGGFLFSLIFKVMPQFVDLSFLAPIGFAVPNADGIYEIPFLDRMGFVFALCILGMSIITNIENRRGVKTNGLEIDASMFKPSPAFTAIALLIIGLIAALYTIYW; encoded by the coding sequence ATGCAACAACTAGCTACATTCGATTACATTGTCTTCCTTATCTATTTTGTGATTGTTACATCCTACGGCTACTGGATCTACAACCGGAAAAAGAAAGCGTTGGCCGACTCAAAGGATTTCTTCCTTGCCGAAGGTTCCCTGACATGGTGGGCAATCGGTGCCTCTCTGATCGCATCCAATATCTCTGCCGAGCAAATGATCGGTATGTCTGGCTCAGGATTTAAAATGGGTCTTGCGATCTCTACCTATGAATGGATGGCGGCCGTTACGCTTATCATCGTCGCTGTATTCTTCATCCCGGTTTATCTCAAGAACAAGATCTACACCATGCCGCAATTCCTACATCAGCGGTACAATGGAACGGTTGCTATGATCATGGCGGTGTTCTGGCTTATGCTGTACATCGTTGTAAACCTTATGTCCATTTTATACCTGGGTGCCCTTGCAATCAGCGGCATCACAGGCTTTGATATCTACTTATGTATTATGCTCCTGGCAGTCTTCTCGATTGTCATTACGCTGGGAGGTATGAAAGTGATCGGCTATACCGATGTTATCCAGGTATTCTTCCTGGTGCTCGGCGGACTGGTAGCAACCTATATCGCATTGAACCTCGTCTCCCAACAGGCAGGCCAGGAAGGAATTCTCAATGGCTTCAGCATTCTTACAACAGAAGCCAACGACCACTTTCACATGATCTTCAAACGGGACAATTCCAACTATATGGATCTGCCCGGCCTCACCGTCTTAATCGGTGGTATGTGGATCACGAATCTAAATTACTGGGGATGTAATCAGTACATAACACAACGTGCCCTCGGTGCAGATCTTAAAACGGCACGCAGTGGACTTCTCTTTGCCGCTGGCTTGAAATTGCTCATGCCGATCATCGTCGTGTTACCAGGTATCGCAGCGTACATGCTTCACTCAAAAGGATACTTCGCTACCGAGATGCTGGATTCAAAAGGTATTATTGATGTGAACAAGGCATATCCATCACTATTGAATCTTCTTCCGAACGGAATGAAAGGTCTCGCTTTCGCTGCATTGACCGCGGCCATCGTTGCGTCACTGGCAGGTAAAGCGAATAGTATTGCCACTATCTTCACGCTCGACATCTATAAAAAAGCAATCAACCCTGAGGCTTCTGAATCAAAGCTTGTAAGCCTCGGTCGTATCGCCGTCATCGTATCGATGTTCCTTGCCGTGATCCTTTCATTATTGATCGGTGAGAAATTAATGGGTGAAGGAAAACAGGGATTCCAGTATATCCAGGAATATACCGGCTTCGTATCACCGGGTATCTTCGCCATGTTCATCCTCGGCTTCTTCTGGAAACGCACTACGTCCAACGCCGCATTGTTTGCTACCATCGGAGGATTCTTATTCTCTCTGATATTCAAAGTAATGCCTCAGTTTGTTGACCTGTCATTCCTTGCACCGATAGGCTTCGCAGTTCCAAACGCAGACGGTATCTATGAGATCCCATTCCTGGATCGCATGGGATTTGTCTTCGCGCTGTGTATCCTCGGTATGAGCATCATCACCAACATCGAGAACAGGAGAGGGGTTAAGACCAACGGACTGGAAATTGACGCCAGCATGTTCAAGCCATCACCGGCATTCACTGCAATAGCATTGCTGATCATCGGACTGATTGCAGCATTGTATACGATTTACTGGTAA
- the galK gene encoding galactokinase — protein sequence MNAALKSKIEKDFVARFHKKPSLFVAPARINIIGEHVDYNDGFVMPAAIDKAFVFAITSSGNEKCNIYADDFKEGVSFSIHDLNPGETWLNYIMGMLDAFQRKGLLTGGVDCVFGGDIPAGAGMSSSAALCCGFGAALNDLYHLGLDKLTIAQMAQYAEHEFAGVNCGIMDQYACLFGEDKCALLLDCRSLTHETLNFYFPDHSLLLIDTKVKHTLSSSAYNDRREACEAGVWAVQKKYKEVHSLRDVTRAMLLEHQEKLGEDIFTKCLFIVEEIERARKGGELVKQKDFSGLGDLMYKAHWGLSKSYNVSCQELDFLVMLGEQNKADVIGSRMMGGGFGGCTINLIRNEAQESFKETVRKKYFTTFNHEPEFYSVRLSEGVHKLNND from the coding sequence ATGAACGCAGCACTGAAATCAAAAATTGAGAAAGACTTTGTTGCTCGCTTTCATAAAAAGCCTTCACTTTTCGTAGCGCCTGCCAGGATCAACATCATCGGTGAACATGTCGACTACAATGACGGGTTTGTTATGCCTGCCGCTATCGACAAAGCTTTTGTATTTGCCATCACCTCCAGCGGCAATGAGAAGTGTAATATTTATGCCGACGATTTTAAGGAAGGCGTCTCATTCTCCATTCATGATCTGAATCCGGGTGAAACCTGGCTCAATTATATCATGGGAATGCTGGATGCGTTTCAACGCAAAGGTCTTCTCACCGGCGGCGTGGACTGTGTATTCGGTGGAGATATTCCTGCCGGCGCCGGTATGTCATCGTCTGCTGCATTGTGTTGTGGATTTGGAGCTGCACTGAATGATCTCTATCACCTCGGACTGGATAAGCTGACCATCGCACAGATGGCTCAGTATGCGGAACATGAATTTGCAGGAGTGAATTGCGGCATCATGGATCAGTATGCATGCCTCTTCGGTGAAGATAAGTGTGCCTTGCTGCTGGATTGCAGAAGTCTCACCCACGAAACATTAAATTTCTATTTCCCGGATCACTCACTTCTACTGATCGATACTAAAGTTAAGCATACGCTAAGCTCTTCAGCATACAATGACAGAAGAGAAGCTTGTGAAGCAGGAGTGTGGGCAGTTCAAAAAAAGTACAAAGAAGTTCACTCCCTGCGTGATGTCACTCGCGCGATGTTGCTTGAACATCAGGAAAAACTGGGTGAAGACATTTTTACTAAATGTCTTTTCATCGTGGAAGAAATTGAACGCGCCAGAAAAGGAGGGGAGCTGGTGAAGCAAAAAGATTTTAGCGGACTGGGTGATCTCATGTACAAAGCTCACTGGGGTTTGAGCAAATCATACAATGTGAGTTGCCAGGAACTCGACTTTCTTGTTATGCTGGGAGAGCAAAACAAAGCTGATGTCATAGGTTCCCGCATGATGGGCGGCGGTTTTGGAGGTTGTACCATCAATCTTATCAGAAACGAGGCGCAGGAATCTTTTAAAGAAACGGTTCGCAAAAAATATTTTACTACTTTTAATCATGAACCTGAATTCTACTCCGTTCGCCTTTCGGAAGGAGTACATAAACTCAACAATGACTAA
- a CDS encoding DUF4440 domain-containing protein translates to MKSKFSLLLIFCILTAACDYLKRPTFDVKADEAAIRAILDAEQIAWNNGDLEAFMEGYWKSDALQFMSQRGINHGWQDVLEQYKKAYPDRASMGTLGYEILKITPLSPTTFVVSASFHLTREVGPMDGMITLIFQKIDGKWLAVYDHTSSLIK, encoded by the coding sequence ATGAAATCAAAATTCAGTCTGTTGCTGATCTTTTGCATCCTTACCGCTGCTTGCGACTATTTAAAGAGACCCACCTTCGACGTAAAAGCAGACGAGGCTGCTATCCGGGCGATCCTGGATGCAGAACAAATTGCCTGGAACAACGGCGACCTGGAAGCTTTTATGGAAGGCTACTGGAAATCCGATGCACTTCAGTTCATGAGTCAGCGGGGTATCAATCACGGATGGCAGGATGTGCTTGAGCAATACAAAAAGGCCTATCCTGACCGTGCGTCGATGGGTACCCTCGGTTATGAAATCCTGAAGATCACTCCCCTTTCACCAACCACTTTTGTAGTGAGCGCCAGCTTTCACCTCACACGTGAGGTCGGTCCGATGGATGGAATGATCACACTGATCTTTCAGAAAATTGATGGGAAGTGGCTGGCGGTATATGATCATACCTCCTCGTTGATCAAGTAA
- a CDS encoding YafY family transcriptional regulator produces MNRLDRLTAILVQLQSKKIVKAEEIADRFEISLRTVYRDVKSLMEAGVPIGSEAGTGYFIVDGYHLPPVMFSQEEASAMLLANKLVEKMSDRSIRAAYESALFKIKSVMNDVDKDHLEVLQSSVMVARAQTPDTAEFPNNFLTNIQRALVQKEVLAIEYQSNQEELTTREIEPIGIQYYSDHWHLIGWCRLRGGYRDFRADRIRSLNNCDKKFDGRNLVSLQEYLHSLMESYKGLEKAVVVINKSVLSQRRYVYGCISEEDLGSSLRLTFLVDRFDLLARWLMSYGSNVEVEHPEKLKEIIIEYVEELQEHYVSSGVSHYK; encoded by the coding sequence ATGAACAGACTTGATCGCCTTACTGCAATTCTTGTTCAGCTTCAATCAAAAAAGATTGTGAAGGCAGAGGAGATTGCGGACAGGTTTGAAATAAGCCTCCGCACTGTCTACCGCGATGTGAAGTCATTGATGGAAGCTGGTGTACCCATCGGCTCTGAAGCCGGCACCGGTTATTTTATTGTAGATGGCTATCATCTTCCCCCAGTGATGTTCAGTCAGGAAGAAGCCAGCGCCATGCTGCTCGCCAACAAGCTGGTGGAAAAGATGTCTGATCGCTCTATCCGCGCGGCATATGAATCAGCATTGTTCAAGATCAAATCGGTCATGAATGATGTGGATAAAGATCATCTCGAAGTGCTTCAGTCATCAGTGATGGTGGCACGGGCGCAAACTCCAGACACCGCCGAATTCCCCAATAACTTCCTTACCAATATTCAACGGGCACTGGTTCAGAAGGAGGTGCTGGCAATAGAATATCAATCGAACCAGGAGGAGCTCACCACAAGAGAGATCGAACCCATCGGCATACAGTATTATAGTGATCACTGGCATCTGATAGGATGGTGCCGTCTTCGTGGTGGCTATCGCGATTTCAGAGCAGACCGCATCAGGTCACTGAATAATTGCGACAAGAAATTTGACGGACGCAATCTCGTCAGCCTTCAGGAGTATCTGCATTCATTGATGGAATCTTACAAGGGACTTGAAAAAGCAGTAGTGGTAATCAATAAGTCTGTTCTCAGCCAGAGAAGATATGTCTATGGTTGTATTTCTGAAGAAGATCTTGGAAGCAGCCTGCGATTAACATTTCTGGTGGACCGTTTTGATCTGCTGGCACGCTGGCTGATGTCCTATGGCAGCAATGTTGAAGTGGAGCATCCGGAAAAATTGAAAGAGATCATTATCGAATATGTGGAAGAACTACAGGAGCATTATGTTTCTTCCGGTGTAAGTCATTATAAATAA